The genome window CAACAACGCCGCTGTCCAACTGGGGAGCTGGACGCATCTCACCGCCAGCTACAACGCCACGACACGCCAAATGTCACTCTTCGTCAATGGCAGCCTCGCCGGCACCGGGACCCACCAGAACCCCATCCCGTTCAACGGCAACTTCGGCATCGGCCGCTGGCTGAACAACGGCCGGACCAGCAACTACTTCAACGGACGAATCAGCGGAGTCGCCGCCTACACCGGGGTCATCACGCCCGGCACCGTCCCCGGCGCAATCGCCGTCAGCTCGGCCAGCACCAAGTGCGTGGACCTCAACCAGGACAACACAACTCCCGGGAACATCGTCCAGGTCTGGGACTGCAACGGCACCCCGAGCCAGCAGTGGAGCTTCCAGCCCGACGGTACCGTCAACGTCGGCGGAGGCTGCCTCGACGCGACTGGCGCCGGCACCGCCGACGGAACCCTGATCGAATACTGGACCTGCGTGTCTGGGGCACTCAATCAGCAGTGGATCCCCCGAGCCGACGGCAGCATCTACAACCCTGCCTCCGGCCGCTGCCTTGACGACCCGGCCGGCAACCTCGTCGACGGCACCCGTTTGGAGCTCTGGGACTGCGTTCCCGGCGCCGCCAACCAACGCTGGACCATCACCGCCACCGCATAACCGCGCCCCCACCGGACACCAACGGCTCGCCACGCCCGTCCAGGGCGTGGCGAGCCGTGGTCGGATGGCGACAGTGCCGGGCGCGCTCTCGAGTCCGCGTGCCTGAGCGGGCCGTAACCGACTTCAACCCCGCGCCTCGGACGCTACACCGGCAGGGCCGAACCAATCGGGTCGCCACAGAGGACATCGGTTCGAGTCCCGGGCGATCCCCCTCCACCACGTGATGCGAGCTTTGCCCTATTTCGTGGACACTCGCCTGTTATGCAACCAAGTCCAGGGTAGTGACGCTGCTGGCGTGTTGTTGCTCGTAGTCGACCGGACTGCGGTAGCCGAGGGCGGAGTGTCGCCGCCGGCGGTTGTACCAGGCCATCCACGCGAAGACCGCCAGGCAGGCTTGTGTCCGTGTCAGCCAGCGTGAGCCGTAGAGCAGTTCGCGCTTGAGGGTAGCGAAGAAGGACTCGGCGAGGGCGTTGTCGTAACTTGAGCCGACCCGACCCATCGAGCGCCGTATCCCGTGCGTTCGGCAGGCCGCGGCGAACGCCGCGGACGTATATTGCGCGCCCCTGTCGGAGTGGAAGACCACGCCGCGCACGTCACCGCCCCTGACAGCGACGGCGGACCGGACGGCGTCCACGACCAGGTCAGCGCGCATGTGCTCCGCGAGCGACCAGCCCACGACCCGGCGCGAGTGCATGTCGATGACCGTGGCCAGGTACATCCACGCCCCGCCGACCGGCAGATACGTGATGTCCCCGCACCAGCGCAGGTCGGGTTCCGGCGCGGCGAACACCCGCCCGACCAGGTCCGGCGCCGGCGGCACGCTGCGGTCCGCGACCGTCGTGCGCACACTGCGGCGAAGGTGGCGGCCGGCCAGCCCGCGCTCGCGCATCAGCCGCGCCACCCGCTTGTGGTTCACCACGCCGTGTCGCTCCCGCAGCTCCCGGGTGACCCTCGGGACGCCGT of Kitasatospora viridis contains these proteins:
- a CDS encoding IS3 family transposase (programmed frameshift); the protein is MGTARYSGEFKRDAVALVESSGRRIPSVARELGVNPESLRQWIARSRAAAASSASGEGPLTPAEREELRQLRKQVRELELEKEILRKAAAYFQGDGSMTGRWRFISEFRDLYGVQRLCRVLGVSASGFYRWIAAAAARAARRAADEETAARIEEIHEESNGAYGVPRVTRELRERHGVVNHKRVARLMRERGLAGRHLRRSVRTTVADRSVPPAPDLVGRVFAAPEPDLRWCGDITYLPVGGAWMYLATVIDMHSRRVVGWSLAEHMRADLVVDAVRSAVAVRGGDVRGVVFHSDRGAQYTSAAFAAACRTHGIRRSMGRVGSSYDNALAESFFATLKRELLYGSRWLTRTQACLAVFAWMAWYNRRRRHSALGYRSPVDYEQQHASSVTTLDLVA